Below is a window of Paenibacillus bovis DNA.
CCCAGTACTTCCGAATAAAAACTACATTGCATCAATGCCATAATCGAATACCTCCCGAAGAAATGAAGTTGCTTTCATTACCATTTATTATCATACCTCTTTTTGATAATGAAAGCGATTTCTCATTTGGACATAATAATGGGCATGTTCCGGATAGGAACATGCCCTGATATGTAATTCGCGCTGTATACCATGGATCGTCTCCATTGTTATACAAAAATATTAATCTTTACGTGTAAACAGATTGCTGCAAGACTTTATATCTTATGTGTAGTCCTGAAAAGTCTATATTTATCCTCCGCCCACCTTACAAAAAGATGACGGTTATTTGATTAAACAGTGATCCTATTAGCGTCTTCTGTACGTAGTTACACTTGTAGTTGCTGCCATTTGAGCATTCAGCAGTTCCTGGAAACTTTGTCCGCCAGTATTTACACTGGTGTTGTCCGCTGTCATAGTTGCCGCTTGTGGTCTGAATTGCTGATGATTGTAGGGAGTTGCTTGATATACGCTTAAGTTGATGTTCATAACCTTTCACGCTCCTTTATGATAGTGGTTTAAGTTTCATTTATCCAGAAGTAGGAAGTGACTTCCTAGTGGGTTCCTATTGTTTCCTACGTGATACTTTAGTTAATTAAGTTATACCCTCTATTCTTCCTATTGAAAACATAAAATAGTCCCGTTTTTGGCAGTATTTTATAAATGATTCAGCGGTCCCAGTTTCGTCAAAAATCTCTCAACCTTACTTGGGATTAATTTTGTCATTATTTGACTATAACTAAAACCAAAGACCTACATATGTCGAAAAAAGCAGTCATATCAAGGCGATACCCATTTACATAAAATAAAATTAAAAGTATCGAATCTGCAACCTAATAGGAAGTGTACTCGTCTGTAGGAATAGGAAAGGCCAAAATCATAGTCTGGAGAGGGGAATAGGAAATGGGAATACAGCCTAAATGGCTGTCTCTTCTGACAGCTTCTGTGCTGACGCTTTCGATAAGCGGACAGGCACTGGCGGCAGATAGTACTTTTACGGATCTCCGTAATGTACAGGGACAGCAAAAGATCGAATCTCTCAAAGAACGCGGATTTGTCAGTGGAGTAACCGCTACCGAGTTCAAGCCGAATCAAACACTCAATGCCGCTCAGGGCATCCAGATGCTGGTGAACAGCTTCCAGTTGAGTCTGGCCCAGTTTACATTTATCAAGGCACCAAAAGCCAGCGATTCCTATACCAAGGTCAAAGACGGTGTATGGTACTCAGATGCTTTTATTATTGCAGCGGTTAATGGCGTTGAAGTGCCGCGCTCGGTGGATCCTGCGGCGGATCTGACACGGGAGCAGTTCACCAGCTACCTGATGCAGTCTATGGAAAAGGCAGGCAATCTGCCAATGATCAATATCAAGCCGGTCAAGATCGGTGACAGTGCCCAACTGACTCCTTCCTATCAGGGAGCAGTCCAGCGTTCCCTGGTCATGAACATCAACGAACTGGATGCCAAAGGAAACTTTGATCCCAAAGGTAAAATCACCCGCGCAGAAGCAGCAGTCATGATCTACAATGCGCTGGATTATCTGCAAAAGCATCCTGAAATGAGCCAGCCTGCAGCCGGCGCTGATCATGCAGCCCAGGAAGACACGGATGATACAGCATCAGGTGAGAGCACATCTCAATCCTGATCACGGATAGCAAAAGAACCCGACAGCCGGCAAATCGCCGCTGCGGGTTCTTTTTTGTGAATCGTTATATATGGACTATCCGTTTTGCCTATACTTTAGATACTTTTCTATGAGTAACCTCCAGCATTCGGAAATAGAAGAGTTCAACCTTTTTAGCTTAGTCAGATTACTAAAGTTCTCAGGCTAGCCTATTCCCCATCCTGCTATCTAGTCCGGCAGAACTTCCACCGCTTCCACTTCCTGATGTGCTGTACCCGTATGACTCTCCCACTCCTCGCGCAGAATGCCCATTCGGATCGAATCATAATACACTCCGTTATACAAACGGCATTTGCGCAGGCGTGCCTCCATCGTCATCCCCATCTTGTAGCCTACACCAATCATGCGCTCGTTGCCTGACCAGGTCGTATATCCGACCCTCACCAGCGGCATCGTGGTAAACAGGTGCTTCATCCACATCCGTATCGCCCGCGTACCATAGCCTCCACTCCAGTAGGAAGGAACAAATATAACGATGCCCATCTCCAGCCACAACGATGCCTCATGCTCCCAATAGTAGCTGATCAGTCCGACCAGTTCGCCATTGATTTCAATACCCCAACGGTTTGGACTGCGGAGCATACTCTCCTGCTGACCTGCACAGAATTGATCATAGGTGAGTGCAATATGTTCATAATAAGGAGCATCCCATTTTTTCCATTCGGGTGCTGCTTCCTTATAACCGATCTCCCACAGGCGGTACATATCCTGTTCTTCCATTGGACGTATACATACTTCTCCATCTCTATACATCAATAGCTCATCATCTCCGTTAGCCCATAGATTCTATACGTATTGTGCAAACCAGCCAGCTATCTGTTCCAGTCGCTGGATGCGCAGCTGTGGGTGGCCATTGCGGGACAGATTGTGATCGGCATCCGGAAAACGCACTAGCCGCGTCACCGCACCGAGCCGCTTGAGCCCGGTAAACCACTGCTCGGCCTGCTCTATCGGACAGCGCAGATCCTGCTCGCCATGCAGAATCAGAATAGGTGTCTTCACATTCTCCACAAAAGCCAGCGGCGAATGCTGCCACAGTGTCTCCAGCTTTTGCCATGGCGTACCGTCTATCTGATCTTCGGTAAAGTAAAAGCCGATATCGCTCACTCCGTAAAAGGAAATCCAGTTGGAGATCGAGCGCTGGGTAACAGCAGCCTTGAAGCGGTCGGTATGTCCCACAATCCAGTTGGTCATAAACCCGCCATAGCTACCGCCGGTTACACCGAGCCGGTCTTTGTCGATCCAGTCATAATGCTCCAGTACATAATCTGTCACTTCCATGAGGTCGCGATAATCACCACCACCATAGTCACCACGACAGGCATTTACAAATTGCTGACCGTAGCCCTGACTGCCACGTGGATTGGTGAATATGACTGCATATCCCTGGGAAGTGAGCAGCTGAAATTCGTGCATAAATGTAAATCCGTACATCATATGCGGCCCGCCATGAATCTCCAAAATAGCAGGCACCCGGTTATCGGCATCATATTCCTGCACCGGAGGCATCAGCCAGGCCTGCAATGGACGACCATCCACCGCAGTAAGCTCCAGCTCCTGCGGAACACTGAGCCGGAGCCCGGACAGCAGTTCATCATTCCAGAAGGTGAGCTGTTGTTCCTGCAGTTGTGTCGTATCGCGCAGGAACAGCTCGCCTGGCTGCATACTGTCGGCAGCAACGAAGATGATCTTGGCATCCGTAGTCAGGGTAAAGTAGTGGATATTCCGCTGACCATCCAATATAACCTGATGTCCTGAACCATCCACCGCTGTTGTGATCAACTGAACCGTTCCTCGTTCGGATAGCAGCGTATAAATGAACTGACCATCTGCACTGAATACCGGCTCTACAGTGGAAGATATACCCGTATCTCCTACCAGGTAATTGCCGATCAGCATATCGGAGTCCTGACACAGACAGGCAATCGTACCGTGCGGCACAGATAATTGGTACAGCCGGGTCAGGGTAGCATTATGATAAGACTGGTCGCTTGCAATAAAAGCGATCTGCTGACCGTCCGGTGACCATGCCAGCGAGATGATGCCGTATTCGTTCTGTGTCCATCGGTGCAGACCTTCACCGTTCACAGGAAGCGTATACAAATCGTTGTTCAGTGTAAAATCCGGGTCTGCTTCATCTGCAGATGGCATATGGGTAATAAAAGCTACACGCGTACTATCCGGTGCCCAGGCATAGCTCTGTACATCATAATCGCCTGTTGTGAGCCAGCGGCCCGAGCCATCCACCAGAGAATGCAGGTACAGATGGGTACGGCGTCCCTGCCATAACCCTTCGCCATCCCACTTGTATGTAATCCGGTCAATAACAACTGCCTTTTTGCCGGCAGGAGGCTGTGGAGATGCTGATTCCGATCGCTTGCTGTTTTCTGTTGTATGCTGTGTTGATACCTCTTCTTCTTTGTCCTCTTCTGCCAGCAGAAGCAGCCAGCTGCTATCCGGTGACCAGCTGAATGAAGCCACGCCGTGCTTCAGACTGGTCGCCGGATACGCTTCTCCCCCAGCTGCCGGCATGATCCATACCTGGGTATGATCATCCTTTTTACGCAGGAAAGCCAGCTTGCGGCCGTCTGGTGACCAAGCAGGAGAATGATCCCTCTGTCCTGACGTAAACCGGTAATCTCCGCTGCCATCCTGCCGGATCATGCGCAGATGGGATTCATAACCGTCGCGGTTATCATTGACCTGTCGACTGACATAGACTACCCACTCGCCTGACGGAGAAGCTGCCGGTTGTTCTATCCACTTGAACTGATATAGATCTTCTGCCTGTACATTTCGTTTGTCGCTCATACCCATCGTCTCCTTTCGGGGTGCTGTCCGGTAATGGATTTGTTAGCTTCTTCCAGCTTCACCCTTATATGCATAGTAGCGTAGAGTGCCCGCTTCCGCAATGTAACGAACGATGTAAATATGCACACAATCACACGGTCTTCTGCTAACTGTGTATACTGCTTCTTTTGGCATACCAAAAAACCGGAAGCAGCAGCGGGCATCCTATCTATCCTGCCAACTGCGTCTTCCGGAATGTATAAACGGTCAATCCTAAATAAAAAGAACAATAAATAAAAACGACAATAATTAACAATCAACTCGGTACCAAAGCATTGCTTTTTATATAAATACTTTGCTAATTCGGATTTTGCGTTCTCTGGATAGGTCGATAAACTGCTTGTCCGTCTGAATAAGCGGACGGAACATATCGGTCTGGTTGGCGAGCACGATCATACCATTTTCTCCATTATCCAGCTGAACTTTTTTGCCGACCAGATTGGGAGACATATGATGAATCAGCGCCTGTACTGGCTTTTCGTGCAGCTTGGAGAATCCAAGTTCATAAATATTTTGTAAAATGCTTACCAGTCCCTGCTTGCTGCCGTCACTGCTCGCAGAAGTCATATTCACAAATTCGTCCGCTACCGAGACAATCCGGGTATAGGCATGAATCCCGTTTTTGTACAGGCGCTGCGGATATCCGGTGCCATCATTACGCTCGTGATGCTGGAGTGCGACAAGTGCGGTTGTTTTATCATTGAGAGATTCCATAATCAAATCGTATCCGTACTGGGTATGCTTTTTCAGTTCTTTGCGCTCCGATTCGTTCATGCTCTCGCGATCCGAACGTATAATGGAAGGAAGACGGCTTTTACCGATATCATGCAGATAACCGGCACGACTGATCCGGTAGCACTCTTCTTCGGAATAACCAAGCCAGTCAGCAATGTAATAACTGAGCAGACCTACTTTGAGTGAATGACTGTAGATATGGTCATCTTCGGCTTCGAGCATCAGCAGCAGTGAGACAATATCATTTTGTCCATTCAGATTCAGCAGCAGCGGCTCCATCAGATGATCTGCCAGTTCGGCACTGAATTTGCCTTTAGTCAGCGCTTCCAGAAAAATGGACTGATAGGTCTGCAGAGATTGTTCGACGCTCTGCTTGAGCCGTGCCGGAAGACCGATCAGATCCTGCTCTGCAGGTGATTCTGCAAACGCTGCTGTTCCCTGCGAGGAAGCGACATCCACATAGTCCAGTTGATGGCGCGTGAGCAGCCTGATATCTTCATCGGTCAGTTGTGTTCCTTGTTTTAAGAGAGGAACGCCCTGACGATTAAAGGCATCTGCAAGCAGTGTGTCTCCCTGCTTGAGATCAAAAATATGGATTAACAATAGTACCCCTCCGTTTATGTATACCTGCCATCTTGTTGCTATTCAATTGGTCCTGCATTATGTAGAGCAGATATCCGTGAAATATAATTGTTATCGGCAAATGAAGCCTCTAATTATATAGCACTTACTGCTTAATAATGGAGTGGTTATCTGCATAATTGTGTAAATCTGCTCTCGATGGAACCAGAAAAAGCGAAACGGACATTCCGCTTCGCTTTTCCATTGTTCTGTTATCTGTTAGTTACAGCCTGCGGATCAGTCTCCGATCAGCTGTACCCGCTTATCATGATCGGGGTCTTCCACCAGATTAATCTGACGATCGAATATAATGGTGGTCCGGTCATGCTTTTTGTAATCGCCCCATGGGATTTCCATGGTCGCTGGTGTTGTCGTATGGGCAAAGGTAATCCATGCTTTTTGCATTTGTACCGCCAGATTGGTAGTCAGCTCATCCGGCTGAATTCCGATATGTCTCAGCAGCGGCAGATTATTGAATACAAAGGCTATCTCTGCTGCATGGGTAGCTGTTCCAAGCCATGGATGACCCGGCTGGCTCCAATCAAAACGATACATCCACACCGGTCCATGATTGATTTGGGCCTGTGCATATCGTACAGCGGAACGCCAGAAGAACAGATCGGTCATAATCTGTGCCTGTCCCTGTACCGTCATCGGATACTGGTCTACCAGATGATCGCCATTGAGTCCGGTCATCATTTCCAGTGCACCGCTAATCTGCTCGCGGGACATGATCGGCGAAGATTGATTAATAAACAATGAGCCTTCATCCTGGTTGGTCCCGATAATAAGGGCAATATCCTTGGCTGCTCCATTCTCGATAGCCACAACCGGCTCTACCGGCAGTGTCTGCGGATGGATCACTGGCTGGAACAGCAGCGACAACGTATTACCCTGCCCCGACTGCCGCAGACGATCCGCTGCCTGCAGCAATTCTGCTGTAGACGCCGACTGCAGCACCGATAGATCATCCGGGCTGCCGCCCAGCTCTTGCAGATAACTATCTGCTATTCGCTTGGCCGCTTCGGGCGGCAGTACCTGGGAGGCGCCGCTCTGCATAATAGCTGCGCGGAACAGTCCTTTGGCTGACGGCATCGCCAGCAGGGCACCTATACTCATCGCTCCTGCAGATTCGCCAAATATCGTAACCTTCTCCGGATCTCCGCCAAAGGCTGCAATATTGCTGCGTACCCATTCCAATGCTGCGATCTGGTCAAGCAGTCCAAGATTCGCTGCATAGGCATTGCCATAAGAAGACAAATCCAAAAATCCGAGCGGCCCCAGACGATAATTGATTGTTACCACGATCATATCCCCGTTTACCGCAAGCGAGGTTCCATCGTAGATCGGCAGACTGCCTGCTCCCGTTACAAAAGCGCCTCCGTGAATCCATACCATGACTGGCCGCTTTTCGGTGGATTTGTCGGATGCCCATATATTCAGATACAGACAATCTTCAGACTGTACCGGACGTGCATTGGATGGTCCAAACATGCTGTTTTCCAGCTCATTGCCGGGCTGCGGACAGACCGGACCGAACCGGGTCGCTTCCCGCACGCCTTCCCATGGCTGTGGTGGACGAGGCATATGAAACCGCAAATCTCCAACCGGAGGCTCGGCATACGGAATGCCTCTCCATATAACTGCGCCATTCTCCCGTACACCCTGCACTTCTCCATATTGAGTACGAATTTGAGTCGTTTCCATTGCCAATCTCCATCCTTCCGTCTGCTATGATTGGTACATTGCACCCTGATTCCTGCATGAATGCACATGCCTGTACCGTATTTGCTATTATGAAATCGTTAAGTATACTAATTACCCCTCTCCCTTCATTAAACAGAACCGGCCTTTCTGCCACAATATTCGGCAAATCGAACAATATGACAGAATCAGACTTTCCGAGCGGTAAAATACGCTTTGCGTAACCTGCTTCCTTTCTGCAAATACGGAATTGACATGATATACTGGACATACATAGTATTCCCCAAGGAGGTTCAAATCAATGATCACCAGAAAGGCACGACCAGAAGATGCAGCTGCTGTAGTTCCGTTGATTTATGATGCTATTGGTGAGATTGCCTATGCACTGACAGGTACGGAACATGCAGACGAGGCGATATTGGTTATGGAGCAGCTGTTTCGCAGTACAGGCAACCGGCTCAGTTACGAGAATGTGATCGTTACCGAACAGGACGGCCAGGTAGCAGGCTTCGTACTCTCTTATCACGGCAAAGATATCGACCGGTTGGATACTCCAATTATCCAGCGATTGCAGCAGCTCGGTAAGCAGGCAGACGATGTAATTCCGGAAGCGCATCCTGATGAATATTATCTGGATTCTATCGCTGTTCATCCTGCTTTTCAGGGACAGGGAATAGGTTCCCGGCTGATCGCCAGCTTTGAACAACTGGCTGCAGAGCAAGGATATGATCGGTTGCTGCTGATTGTGGATGTAGATAATAGCAAAGCCAGATCTCTTTATGAACGGCTCGGTTATACAGAAGATGGAATGATTCATATCCGCGGACACGCCTATCATCGGATGGTCAAGCAGCAGCCCGTTACATAAGCTTGCGAACAGGCAGATGCATGGTACATGCAGGCAGCTAGCTGCACGGTATGTATATTGTTTTCGTTTTTTATATGAAATAAAAATTTCAACCGGACACTTGCAGTGTTCGGTTGTTTGCTGTTTCTGTTTAGTGAAGGATTGTTACGTTTAACCATTCATTAGGAAGAATATAGCAATAGTATCTTTATTTTCTTATCATATTTCGTCCAATATTATTTTTATATTATATGAACGGGAGGCTGACATATGAACGCACCATCCTGGAAAGAATCCGTGATCTATCAGATTTATCCACAGAGCTTCAAGGACAGCAATGGCGATGGCTGGGGAGATTTGCAGGGTATTATTTCCAAAATCGATTACCTCGTCAAACTGGGAGTCGATATTGTCTGGCTGGGACCGGTATGTGAATCGCCGATGGTCGATAACGGTTATGATATCAGCGACTATCAGCAGATTCATCCCCGCTATGGCACGATGGAAGACTTTGAACAGCTGCTGGCCAAACTTCATGAGAACGGTATCAAACTGATTATGGATCTGGTCATCAACCATACTTCGGATGAACATCCATGGTTCCAGCAGGCTATAAGTTCCAAGGACAGCCCTTACCGGGATTACTACATATGGAAAGAACCGGGAGCGGATGGA
It encodes the following:
- a CDS encoding S-layer homology domain-containing protein codes for the protein MGIQPKWLSLLTASVLTLSISGQALAADSTFTDLRNVQGQQKIESLKERGFVSGVTATEFKPNQTLNAAQGIQMLVNSFQLSLAQFTFIKAPKASDSYTKVKDGVWYSDAFIIAAVNGVEVPRSVDPAADLTREQFTSYLMQSMEKAGNLPMINIKPVKIGDSAQLTPSYQGAVQRSLVMNINELDAKGNFDPKGKITRAEAAVMIYNALDYLQKHPEMSQPAAGADHAAQEDTDDTASGESTSQS
- a CDS encoding GNAT family N-acetyltransferase encodes the protein MYRDGEVCIRPMEEQDMYRLWEIGYKEAAPEWKKWDAPYYEHIALTYDQFCAGQQESMLRSPNRWGIEINGELVGLISYYWEHEASLWLEMGIVIFVPSYWSGGYGTRAIRMWMKHLFTTMPLVRVGYTTWSGNERMIGVGYKMGMTMEARLRKCRLYNGVYYDSIRMGILREEWESHTGTAHQEVEAVEVLPD
- a CDS encoding alpha/beta hydrolase family protein, translating into MSDKRNVQAEDLYQFKWIEQPAASPSGEWVVYVSRQVNDNRDGYESHLRMIRQDGSGDYRFTSGQRDHSPAWSPDGRKLAFLRKKDDHTQVWIMPAAGGEAYPATSLKHGVASFSWSPDSSWLLLLAEEDKEEEVSTQHTTENSKRSESASPQPPAGKKAVVIDRITYKWDGEGLWQGRRTHLYLHSLVDGSGRWLTTGDYDVQSYAWAPDSTRVAFITHMPSADEADPDFTLNNDLYTLPVNGEGLHRWTQNEYGIISLAWSPDGQQIAFIASDQSYHNATLTRLYQLSVPHGTIACLCQDSDMLIGNYLVGDTGISSTVEPVFSADGQFIYTLLSERGTVQLITTAVDGSGHQVILDGQRNIHYFTLTTDAKIIFVAADSMQPGELFLRDTTQLQEQQLTFWNDELLSGLRLSVPQELELTAVDGRPLQAWLMPPVQEYDADNRVPAILEIHGGPHMMYGFTFMHEFQLLTSQGYAVIFTNPRGSQGYGQQFVNACRGDYGGGDYRDLMEVTDYVLEHYDWIDKDRLGVTGGSYGGFMTNWIVGHTDRFKAAVTQRSISNWISFYGVSDIGFYFTEDQIDGTPWQKLETLWQHSPLAFVENVKTPILILHGEQDLRCPIEQAEQWFTGLKRLGAVTRLVRFPDADHNLSRNGHPQLRIQRLEQIAGWFAQYV
- a CDS encoding HD-GYP domain-containing protein, whose translation is MLIHIFDLKQGDTLLADAFNRQGVPLLKQGTQLTDEDIRLLTRHQLDYVDVASSQGTAAFAESPAEQDLIGLPARLKQSVEQSLQTYQSIFLEALTKGKFSAELADHLMEPLLLNLNGQNDIVSLLLMLEAEDDHIYSHSLKVGLLSYYIADWLGYSEEECYRISRAGYLHDIGKSRLPSIIRSDRESMNESERKELKKHTQYGYDLIMESLNDKTTALVALQHHERNDGTGYPQRLYKNGIHAYTRIVSVADEFVNMTSASSDGSKQGLVSILQNIYELGFSKLHEKPVQALIHHMSPNLVGKKVQLDNGENGMIVLANQTDMFRPLIQTDKQFIDLSRERKIRISKVFI
- a CDS encoding carboxylesterase/lipase family protein gives rise to the protein METTQIRTQYGEVQGVRENGAVIWRGIPYAEPPVGDLRFHMPRPPQPWEGVREATRFGPVCPQPGNELENSMFGPSNARPVQSEDCLYLNIWASDKSTEKRPVMVWIHGGAFVTGAGSLPIYDGTSLAVNGDMIVVTINYRLGPLGFLDLSSYGNAYAANLGLLDQIAALEWVRSNIAAFGGDPEKVTIFGESAGAMSIGALLAMPSAKGLFRAAIMQSGASQVLPPEAAKRIADSYLQELGGSPDDLSVLQSASTAELLQAADRLRQSGQGNTLSLLFQPVIHPQTLPVEPVVAIENGAAKDIALIIGTNQDEGSLFINQSSPIMSREQISGALEMMTGLNGDHLVDQYPMTVQGQAQIMTDLFFWRSAVRYAQAQINHGPVWMYRFDWSQPGHPWLGTATHAAEIAFVFNNLPLLRHIGIQPDELTTNLAVQMQKAWITFAHTTTPATMEIPWGDYKKHDRTTIIFDRQINLVEDPDHDKRVQLIGD
- a CDS encoding GNAT family N-acetyltransferase — its product is MITRKARPEDAAAVVPLIYDAIGEIAYALTGTEHADEAILVMEQLFRSTGNRLSYENVIVTEQDGQVAGFVLSYHGKDIDRLDTPIIQRLQQLGKQADDVIPEAHPDEYYLDSIAVHPAFQGQGIGSRLIASFEQLAAEQGYDRLLLIVDVDNSKARSLYERLGYTEDGMIHIRGHAYHRMVKQQPVT